From Streptomyces asiaticus, one genomic window encodes:
- a CDS encoding HelD family protein, protein MPSHAPDHSDPLARERAHLTASRAALRVMRADVEALDLRDVAANWVNAEALHHQVSERIKALADLADTPLFFGRLDYLHAPGAETAEGAEGERFYIGRRHVHDADGDPMVIDWRAPVSQPFYQASKKAPMDVGLRRRFGYTGGELTAYEDERLSDPTEDEQTSKLLQSEIERPRVGPMRDIVATIQPEQDEIVRQGIGGTICVQGAPGTGKTAVGLHRVAYLLYAHRERLARSGTLVIGPNRSFLHYIEQVLPALGELQVAQATVEDLVTRPSLGAVTRGTDSADAARIKGDARLAEVLRRALRSYVTRPTEPCVVVRGSRRWRVPAYELEEIVEELLTRDIRYGAAREALPRRIAHAVLVRMEQSGEAPDDRVQDAVARNPAVKAAVKAIWPPVDPAKLVLRLLSDADFLAEHADGVLDADDQKTVLWAKPGRGVKSAKWSPADLVLIDEAADLIERTSSLGHVVLDEAQDLSPMQYRAVGRRCSTGSATVLGDIAQGTTPWATASWEEALTHLGKEGAGIEELTQGFRVPREVIAYASRLLPAIAPGLSEATSIREAAGDFSVRAVDPADLDAAVIAACHEALAHEGSIGLIAADARIPALAQALDAAGLTHLTPGEETSAESRLTLVPATLAKGLEYDYVVLDEPAAVVDGEPDERTGLRRLYVALTRAVSGLTVIHGAPLPERLAT, encoded by the coding sequence GTGCCCTCGCACGCCCCTGACCACTCAGACCCCCTCGCGCGGGAGCGCGCCCATCTGACCGCGTCCCGCGCCGCACTGCGCGTCATGCGCGCCGACGTCGAGGCCCTCGACCTCCGGGACGTCGCCGCGAACTGGGTCAACGCCGAAGCGCTGCACCACCAGGTCAGCGAGCGCATCAAGGCCCTCGCCGACCTCGCCGACACCCCGCTCTTCTTCGGCCGCCTCGACTATCTGCACGCGCCGGGCGCGGAGACGGCGGAGGGCGCCGAGGGAGAACGCTTCTACATCGGCCGCCGCCATGTGCACGACGCGGACGGCGACCCCATGGTCATCGACTGGCGTGCCCCCGTCTCCCAGCCCTTCTACCAGGCGTCCAAGAAGGCGCCGATGGACGTCGGGCTGCGCCGCCGCTTCGGCTATACGGGCGGCGAACTGACGGCGTACGAGGACGAACGGCTCTCCGACCCCACCGAGGACGAGCAGACCAGCAAGCTGCTCCAGTCCGAGATCGAGCGCCCGCGCGTCGGCCCCATGCGGGACATCGTGGCGACGATCCAGCCGGAGCAGGACGAGATCGTCCGCCAGGGGATCGGCGGCACCATCTGCGTCCAGGGGGCGCCGGGCACCGGTAAGACGGCCGTGGGGCTGCACCGGGTGGCCTATCTGCTCTACGCCCACCGCGAGCGGCTGGCCCGCTCCGGCACCCTGGTCATCGGCCCGAACCGCTCCTTCCTCCACTACATCGAGCAGGTCCTGCCCGCCCTCGGCGAGCTCCAGGTGGCGCAGGCGACCGTCGAGGACCTGGTGACCCGGCCGTCCCTGGGCGCGGTGACGCGGGGCACCGACTCCGCCGACGCGGCCCGTATCAAGGGCGACGCACGGCTGGCCGAGGTGCTGCGCCGCGCCCTGCGCTCGTACGTCACCCGCCCCACCGAGCCGTGCGTCGTGGTGCGGGGCTCACGCCGCTGGCGGGTGCCCGCGTACGAACTGGAGGAGATCGTCGAGGAGTTGCTCACCCGCGACATCCGCTACGGCGCGGCCCGCGAGGCGCTTCCGCGGCGCATCGCGCACGCCGTGCTGGTCCGGATGGAGCAGTCGGGCGAGGCGCCCGACGACCGGGTGCAGGACGCGGTGGCCCGTAACCCCGCCGTCAAAGCGGCCGTCAAGGCGATCTGGCCGCCGGTCGACCCGGCCAAGCTGGTGCTGCGGCTGCTCTCCGACGCCGACTTCCTGGCCGAGCACGCGGACGGCGTCCTCGACGCCGATGATCAGAAGACCGTCCTGTGGGCGAAGCCCGGGCGTGGTGTGAAGTCCGCGAAGTGGTCCCCGGCGGACCTGGTGCTGATCGACGAGGCCGCCGATCTCATCGAGCGCACCTCGTCCCTCGGTCATGTGGTCCTGGACGAGGCGCAGGACCTCTCCCCCATGCAGTACCGCGCGGTCGGCCGCCGATGCAGCACCGGCTCGGCGACCGTGCTCGGCGACATCGCGCAGGGCACCACCCCGTGGGCGACGGCCAGTTGGGAGGAGGCCCTGACCCATCTGGGCAAGGAGGGAGCAGGGATCGAGGAGCTGACCCAGGGCTTCCGCGTGCCGCGCGAAGTGATCGCGTACGCCTCCCGGCTGTTGCCCGCGATCGCCCCCGGCCTGTCGGAGGCCACCTCGATCCGCGAGGCGGCGGGCGACTTCTCCGTACGGGCCGTGGACCCCGCGGACCTGGACGCGGCCGTGATCGCCGCCTGCCACGAGGCCCTGGCCCACGAGGGCTCGATCGGGCTGATCGCGGCCGACGCCCGCATCCCGGCCCTGGCCCAGGCCCTCGACGCGGCGGGCCTGACCCACCTCACCCCCGGCGAGGAGACCAGCGCCGAGTCCCGCCTCACCCTCGTCCCGGCGACGCTGGCCAAGGGTCTGGAGTACGACTACGTGGTCCTGGACGAGCCGGCCGCCGTGGTCGACGGCGAACCCGACGAACGCACGGGGCTGCGCCGCCTGTACGTGGCCCTGACGCGTGCGGTGTCCGGGCTGACGGTGATCCACGGCGCGCCGTTGCCGGAGCGGCTGGCGACCTGA
- a CDS encoding copper homeostasis protein CutC — MSRPLLEVIALTPTDAIAAQAGGADRLELVTDMAADGLTPSRETFAAVRSAVDLPVRVMLRASDGFATGNAFDALCEAAAALHSEGADEFVLGFLADDGGVDLAAVTALTEVVGAGGGVDESRWTFHRAIDRAADRDGLRKRLADIPGLDTYLTAGSARGVDDGLPTLLAEAERAGTPGYEAHIMVGGGLRLDHLPALRAAGINAFHIGGAARPDGWSGPVDATAVGQWRTVLDAPVPVA; from the coding sequence ATGTCTAGACCATTGCTCGAGGTGATCGCCCTGACCCCCACGGACGCGATCGCCGCACAGGCCGGAGGGGCGGACCGCCTCGAACTGGTCACCGACATGGCCGCCGACGGGCTCACCCCATCCCGTGAGACCTTCGCCGCCGTTCGTTCGGCCGTCGATCTGCCGGTGCGGGTGATGCTCCGCGCGTCGGACGGCTTCGCGACCGGAAACGCGTTCGACGCGCTGTGCGAGGCCGCCGCCGCGCTGCACTCGGAGGGGGCGGATGAGTTCGTCCTGGGCTTCCTGGCCGACGACGGCGGGGTCGACCTGGCCGCCGTCACCGCGCTGACCGAGGTCGTGGGCGCGGGCGGCGGCGTGGACGAGAGCCGCTGGACCTTCCACCGGGCCATCGACCGCGCCGCGGATCGCGACGGCCTGCGCAAGCGGCTCGCGGACATCCCCGGCCTCGACACATATCTCACCGCAGGGTCGGCGCGCGGCGTGGACGACGGTCTGCCCACCCTGCTCGCCGAGGCCGAGCGGGCCGGTACCCCGGGCTACGAAGCGCACATCATGGTGGGCGGCGGGCTGCGCCTCGACCATCTGCCCGCCCTGCGCGCCGCCGGGATCAACGCCTTCCACATCGGTGGCGCGGCCCGCCCCGACGGCTGGTCGGGCCCGGTGGACGCCACCGCGGTCGGCCAGTGGCGCACGGTCTTGGACGCGCCGGTTCCGGTGGCCTGA
- a CDS encoding HD domain-containing protein: MPTSAPSPARHPAHDALLTRWTDLLTSARDATAPSPVPYGEDLLTRWAEPQRRYHTTDHLLAVLDRVDELLPHVQAPDPAAIRLAAWFHDAVYLPDRSTNEERSARLAERALPEAGVPDPRVAETVRLVLVTADHDPAEGDTNGEVLCDADLAVLAGSPEDYGAYAAAVREEYGFVPDDTFREGRANVLRHLLGLSRLFRTPIGNDRWEAAARHNMATELELLGA; encoded by the coding sequence ATGCCCACATCCGCACCCTCACCCGCCCGCCATCCGGCCCATGACGCGCTGCTCACCCGCTGGACGGACCTCCTCACCAGCGCCCGCGACGCCACGGCCCCGTCCCCCGTTCCCTACGGCGAAGACCTCCTGACCCGCTGGGCCGAGCCCCAGCGCCGCTACCACACCACCGATCACCTGCTCGCGGTCCTGGACCGGGTGGACGAGCTGCTCCCCCACGTCCAGGCCCCCGACCCCGCCGCGATCCGCCTCGCCGCCTGGTTCCACGACGCCGTCTACCTCCCCGACCGCTCCACCAACGAGGAACGCAGCGCCCGCCTCGCCGAACGCGCCCTCCCGGAAGCCGGCGTCCCGGACCCCCGCGTGGCCGAAACCGTCCGCCTGGTCCTCGTCACCGCCGACCACGACCCCGCCGAGGGCGACACCAACGGCGAGGTCCTCTGCGACGCCGACCTCGCCGTCCTGGCGGGCTCCCCCGAGGACTACGGCGCCTATGCGGCGGCGGTCCGCGAGGAGTACGGATTCGTCCCCGACGACACCTTCCGCGAGGGCCGGGCGAACGTCCTCCGCCATCTGCTGGGGCTGTCCCGCCTCTTCCGCACGCCCATCGGCAACGACCGCTGGGAGGCCGCCGCCCGCCACAACATGGCCACTGAGCTGGAGCTGCTCGGTGCGTAA
- a CDS encoding wHTH domain-containing protein — translation MAQHLDRSVPDVADRLAELGFEIPDPLPASELVTQKDAQLFKRGYRIPSDWPAENRPVDV, via the coding sequence ATCGCTCAGCATCTCGACAGATCAGTACCGGATGTCGCAGATCGCCTTGCCGAGCTGGGGTTCGAGATACCTGACCCCCTGCCCGCCTCTGAACTCGTAACTCAAAAAGATGCACAGCTGTTCAAGCGCGGGTACCGAATTCCATCGGACTGGCCTGCCGAAAACAGACCAGTCGATGTTTGA
- a CDS encoding DUF397 domain-containing protein has product MSADLDLTAAQWDRSSYSDGSGGQCVEFSRTFAQTHDTIPVRDSKNPHGPTLTFPAEGWSSFVSALIRGEFPEV; this is encoded by the coding sequence ATGAGCGCCGACTTGGATCTCACGGCTGCCCAATGGGACAGGTCTTCTTACAGCGACGGCAGCGGCGGCCAGTGCGTCGAGTTCTCCCGCACCTTCGCCCAGACCCACGACACCATCCCGGTCCGCGACTCCAAGAACCCGCACGGACCGACGCTGACTTTCCCCGCGGAGGGCTGGTCGTCGTTCGTGTCCGCTCTCATACGCGGTGAGTTCCCTGAGGTCTGA
- a CDS encoding helix-turn-helix domain-containing protein, with amino-acid sequence MDETTPPAHLNPLQRFGRDVKQVRLARKLTQKRLGQAAGYSEAYVSRVEAGKLLPRPSDKFAKGCDIAFGTGELFAGMLRRIDEGDHPSWFTPYLNLERKASRVLDYSANLVIGILQTKDYAGAIFRSSHPREEAEVIEGKVAARLSRRAVFELEAPPLLWVILHEACLRTVVGGADVMTGQLEYLLTAAESPHVKLQVMPFSAGAPAAHAKPFTLLRFTDAPTVLYTETRVGGRMHDSARTVASALDDYDLLRAHALSPDRSLSLIKTVSKEYRE; translated from the coding sequence TTGGACGAGACCACCCCACCAGCTCACTTGAACCCGCTCCAGCGCTTCGGTCGTGACGTCAAACAGGTCCGTCTCGCCCGCAAGCTCACGCAGAAGCGCCTGGGCCAGGCGGCCGGCTACTCGGAGGCGTACGTCAGCAGGGTGGAGGCCGGGAAGCTTCTGCCCAGACCCAGCGACAAGTTCGCGAAGGGCTGCGATATCGCGTTCGGCACGGGAGAGTTGTTCGCGGGCATGCTTCGGCGGATCGATGAGGGCGACCATCCCTCGTGGTTCACCCCGTATCTCAACCTGGAACGCAAGGCGTCACGGGTGCTCGATTATTCGGCGAACCTCGTGATCGGCATCCTTCAGACGAAGGACTACGCAGGGGCCATCTTCCGGTCATCCCATCCGCGGGAAGAAGCCGAGGTGATCGAGGGCAAGGTCGCGGCACGTCTGAGCCGACGCGCGGTATTCGAGCTGGAGGCTCCGCCGCTCCTCTGGGTCATCCTGCACGAAGCGTGCCTGCGAACGGTGGTTGGCGGCGCCGACGTCATGACCGGGCAGCTTGAGTACCTGTTGACGGCGGCGGAGTCACCACACGTCAAGCTTCAGGTCATGCCGTTCTCGGCAGGAGCTCCCGCCGCACACGCGAAGCCCTTCACCTTGTTGCGCTTCACGGATGCCCCCACGGTGCTTTACACCGAGACCCGGGTGGGCGGCAGGATGCACGACTCCGCACGGACGGTCGCCAGTGCCCTGGATGACTATGATCTGCTCAGGGCGCATGCGCTGTCCCCGGATCGATCACTGAGCCTGATCAAGACCGTGTCGAAGGAGTACCGCGAATGA
- the ltrA gene encoding group II intron reverse transcriptase/maturase, with protein sequence MGQLKSQVKPFEISKWEVKEAWEEVRANKGAPGVDGQGIDDFEKGLKNNLYKIWNRMSSGSYFPPPVRAVAIPKPHGGGTRMLGIPAVADRVAQTVVARHLMRRVEPVFHPDSFGYRPGRSALDAVERCRKRCWKRDWVVELDIARFFDSVPWDLLVKAVEAHTDAVWVKLYVRRWLGAPLVMPDGSLLERERGTPQGAPVSPVLANLFLHYAFDTWMAREFPAVWFERYADDAVLHCVSERQARHVLAALTDRMAEVGLRLHPAKTRIVYCKDGKRKRAFEDTAFTFLGYTFRARRNRDRHGSQFLSFEPAVSKEALKKMSREVRSWRLHRRSDLSFAELARRMNPVVAGWINYYGRFRPWEMYPLLMRINAYLVRWIRKKYKRLSARRTAIAKMQEIARRYPRMFAHWHCTTVAVST encoded by the coding sequence ATGGGCCAGTTGAAGTCACAGGTCAAGCCATTTGAAATTTCGAAGTGGGAAGTCAAGGAGGCGTGGGAGGAAGTCAGAGCGAATAAGGGTGCGCCGGGGGTGGATGGGCAGGGAATCGATGACTTCGAAAAGGGTCTGAAGAACAATCTGTACAAGATCTGGAACCGGATGTCGTCGGGCTCGTACTTTCCGCCTCCGGTGCGGGCGGTGGCTATTCCCAAACCGCACGGCGGTGGCACGAGGATGCTCGGCATTCCCGCTGTCGCCGACCGGGTGGCACAGACCGTGGTGGCCCGGCATCTGATGCGTAGGGTGGAGCCCGTTTTCCACCCGGACAGTTTCGGATACCGGCCCGGACGGTCTGCCTTGGATGCAGTGGAAAGGTGCCGGAAACGCTGCTGGAAGCGGGACTGGGTGGTGGAACTCGACATCGCCAGGTTCTTCGACAGCGTGCCCTGGGACCTGCTGGTCAAGGCGGTGGAAGCGCACACCGACGCCGTCTGGGTGAAGTTGTACGTGCGGCGGTGGCTCGGTGCCCCGCTCGTCATGCCCGACGGATCCCTGCTGGAGCGGGAGAGGGGAACCCCGCAAGGAGCCCCGGTATCTCCCGTGCTGGCAAACCTGTTCCTGCACTACGCGTTCGACACCTGGATGGCACGGGAGTTCCCGGCCGTCTGGTTCGAGCGGTATGCGGATGACGCGGTGCTGCACTGCGTCTCCGAGCGCCAGGCCCGCCACGTGCTGGCCGCGCTCACGGACAGGATGGCCGAGGTTGGACTGCGACTGCATCCGGCCAAGACCCGGATCGTGTACTGCAAGGACGGCAAACGCAAACGCGCCTTCGAGGACACCGCGTTCACGTTCCTGGGGTACACCTTCCGCGCCAGACGCAACCGGGACCGACATGGCAGTCAGTTCCTGTCGTTCGAACCGGCGGTCAGTAAAGAGGCCCTGAAGAAGATGAGCCGCGAGGTCCGTTCCTGGCGCCTGCATCGTCGCTCCGACCTGTCCTTCGCCGAGCTCGCACGTCGGATGAACCCCGTCGTCGCGGGCTGGATCAACTACTACGGCCGTTTCCGGCCCTGGGAGATGTATCCGCTCTTGATGCGCATCAACGCCTACCTGGTGCGCTGGATCCGCAAGAAATACAAACGGCTCTCGGCCCGGCGGACAGCCATCGCGAAGATGCAGGAGATCGCCCGGCGATACCCCCGAATGTTCGCGCACTGGCACTGCACCACCGTGGCCGTATCGACCTGA
- a CDS encoding HNH endonuclease signature motif containing protein: MIDVTEETTSELNGPGTPDEWAAYLATAAPGPETAAVLPVLDAEKLSRTGRIDALKALERHTGWIQAHQAQILAALEADAEAELPAAVRDRDAEAAWNFTCEEVACALKLSGTTAAKRLEVARELDRHYPTTLGMLERGEICYMQAVAVTEACAVLDPEVAGQVEAALVEKMPGMATGQTRRALAREILRADPHGAEQRHQARKRERQMVHYPKDDGMALWGATLPAEQAAAMNAAVDAHAATLPDEGRTLEQKRVDALVDLVLNRTDPGVATSGVRASGEPVLGEPTPSGSAPSRPAPGRSGLGGPITSGPITSGPTTGGRSAAVVQVTVPLDVLMGDSDDPAQLKGYGPITAGQARRIAFAKGTVWHRLIIEPKTGMLIKTDPTTYKPTAETERHVIARDAYCTFPTCRMPAHRCDLDHVEPFNHHDRAAGGQTVPENLGALCRRHHRMKTHHPGWAVKRDSRTGTTTWTAPTGHRYTNRPHDYRR, encoded by the coding sequence GTGATCGACGTGACGGAGGAGACGACCAGCGAACTGAACGGCCCGGGCACGCCGGACGAATGGGCCGCGTATCTGGCCACAGCGGCTCCGGGGCCGGAGACCGCGGCCGTACTGCCGGTCCTGGACGCGGAGAAGCTGTCCCGCACTGGCCGGATCGACGCACTAAAAGCCCTGGAGCGTCATACGGGGTGGATCCAGGCACACCAGGCCCAGATCCTGGCCGCGTTGGAAGCGGACGCCGAGGCGGAGCTACCGGCGGCCGTACGGGATCGCGACGCGGAGGCCGCCTGGAACTTCACCTGCGAGGAAGTGGCCTGTGCGCTGAAGCTGTCCGGCACGACGGCCGCAAAGCGTCTGGAGGTAGCCCGCGAGCTCGACCGGCACTACCCCACCACGCTGGGGATGCTGGAGCGCGGAGAGATCTGCTACATGCAGGCAGTAGCCGTCACCGAGGCATGCGCAGTCCTGGACCCCGAGGTGGCGGGACAGGTCGAGGCCGCCTTGGTGGAGAAGATGCCAGGCATGGCCACCGGCCAGACCCGCCGCGCTCTGGCCCGCGAGATCCTACGAGCCGATCCGCACGGCGCCGAGCAGCGCCACCAGGCCCGTAAGCGCGAGCGGCAGATGGTCCACTATCCGAAGGACGACGGCATGGCGCTCTGGGGCGCCACCCTCCCGGCCGAGCAGGCCGCGGCCATGAACGCCGCCGTCGACGCCCACGCCGCCACCCTGCCCGACGAGGGCCGCACCCTGGAGCAGAAGCGGGTGGACGCCCTGGTCGACCTGGTGCTCAACCGCACCGACCCGGGTGTGGCGACTTCAGGTGTGCGGGCTTCAGGTGAACCGGTCCTGGGCGAGCCAACCCCGAGCGGGTCGGCCCCGAGCAGGCCGGCCCCGGGCAGGTCGGGCCTGGGCGGTCCGATCACAAGTGGTCCGATCACAAGTGGGCCGACCACAGGTGGCCGCTCGGCGGCAGTCGTCCAGGTCACCGTCCCCTTGGACGTCCTGATGGGGGACAGCGACGACCCGGCCCAGCTCAAGGGCTACGGCCCGATCACCGCAGGGCAGGCCCGAAGGATCGCCTTCGCCAAGGGCACGGTCTGGCACCGCCTGATCATCGAGCCGAAGACCGGGATGCTGATCAAGACCGACCCCACCACCTACAAACCCACCGCCGAAACCGAGCGGCATGTCATCGCCCGCGACGCCTACTGCACCTTCCCGACCTGCCGCATGCCCGCCCACCGTTGCGACCTGGACCATGTCGAGCCGTTCAACCACCACGACCGGGCGGCGGGCGGCCAGACGGTCCCGGAGAACCTCGGGGCTCTGTGCAGACGCCACCACCGGATGAAGACCCACCACCCCGGCTGGGCGGTGAAGCGCGACTCCCGAACCGGCACCACCACCTGGACCGCCCCCACCGGCCACAGGTACACCAACCGACCCCATGACTACCGTCGCTGA
- a CDS encoding Cmx/CmrA family chloramphenicol efflux MFS transporter yields the protein MPLAVYVLGLSVFALGTSEFMLSGLLQPVARDMGVSIPTAGLLISAFAIGMVVGAPVLAAATLRLPRRTTLMALLAVFGLGQIAGAVAPSYGVLFASRVVSALACAGFWAVGAAVAVSLVPVNARAKAMAVMVGGLSIANIAGVPAGAFLGQHAGWRAAFWAVAGLSVVGLVGVVALVPRTEVPTGDDQPRLRAELRIYRDRQVWLALAATALSGGAVFCLFSYLGPLLTDVAGLDEGWVPTVLALFGVGALLGTVIGGRIADAHLFGTMFWGIVASTVVLSALALTAHSAVAAVTLALMLGFTAFFTAPALNARMFNLANAAPTLAGATNTSAFNIGNTVGPWLGGLVIDAGWGYPAVAWTGAALAGTGAATTAAAMRVHRAEGASRVIATSASSAGREAAHDLAADPSRTTR from the coding sequence ATGCCCCTGGCGGTCTACGTCCTCGGGCTGTCCGTGTTCGCCCTCGGTACCTCCGAGTTCATGCTGTCCGGGCTGCTGCAACCCGTCGCGCGGGACATGGGGGTGTCGATCCCCACCGCCGGGCTGCTGATATCGGCCTTTGCGATCGGGATGGTGGTCGGGGCGCCTGTACTGGCGGCGGCCACGTTGCGGTTGCCGCGGCGGACGACGCTGATGGCGCTGCTTGCGGTGTTCGGGCTCGGGCAGATCGCGGGGGCGGTGGCGCCGTCGTACGGGGTGCTGTTCGCGTCCCGGGTGGTGAGCGCGCTGGCGTGCGCCGGGTTCTGGGCCGTGGGCGCCGCGGTGGCGGTGTCGCTGGTGCCGGTGAACGCGCGGGCCAAGGCGATGGCGGTGATGGTCGGCGGGCTGAGCATCGCGAACATCGCCGGGGTACCGGCCGGGGCGTTCCTCGGGCAGCACGCGGGGTGGCGGGCCGCCTTCTGGGCGGTGGCCGGGCTGTCGGTGGTCGGGCTGGTCGGGGTCGTCGCGCTCGTACCGCGTACGGAGGTGCCGACCGGGGACGACCAGCCGCGGCTGCGGGCCGAGTTGCGCATCTACCGCGACCGGCAGGTGTGGCTGGCGCTGGCCGCCACCGCGCTGAGCGGTGGCGCGGTCTTCTGCCTGTTCTCCTACCTCGGGCCGCTGCTGACGGACGTGGCGGGGCTGGACGAGGGCTGGGTGCCGACCGTGCTGGCGCTGTTCGGGGTCGGCGCGCTGCTGGGTACGGTGATCGGCGGGCGGATCGCGGACGCGCATCTGTTCGGCACGATGTTCTGGGGCATCGTCGCCTCGACGGTCGTGCTGAGCGCGCTGGCGCTGACCGCGCACAGCGCGGTCGCGGCGGTGACCTTGGCGCTGATGCTCGGCTTCACCGCCTTCTTCACCGCGCCCGCGCTCAACGCCCGGATGTTCAACCTCGCCAACGCCGCGCCCACGCTCGCGGGCGCAACGAACACCTCAGCCTTCAACATCGGCAACACCGTGGGCCCGTGGCTCGGCGGCCTCGTCATCGACGCGGGCTGGGGCTACCCGGCCGTGGCCTGGACGGGCGCGGCCCTCGCCGGTACGGGCGCGGCGACGACGGCCGCCGCGATGCGGGTGCACCGGGCGGAGGGCGCGTCCCGCGTCATCGCCACATCGGCCTCCTCGGCGGGCAGGGAAGCGGCCCACGACCTGGCCGCTGACCCGTCGCGCACCACGCGCTGA
- a CDS encoding DUF4031 domain-containing protein, giving the protein MAVLIDPPAWPGHGRLWSHLVSDASYAELHAFAARIGAPRRGFDRDHYDVPSELYAKAVRAGAEEVGSKELLRRLKAAGLRRPKRAAGAD; this is encoded by the coding sequence ATGGCCGTCCTGATCGACCCGCCCGCGTGGCCGGGCCACGGCCGCCTGTGGTCCCACCTCGTCAGCGATGCCTCCTACGCCGAACTCCACGCCTTCGCCGCCCGCATCGGCGCCCCGCGCCGAGGCTTCGACCGCGACCACTACGACGTGCCGAGCGAGCTGTACGCGAAGGCGGTACGGGCGGGTGCGGAGGAGGTCGGCAGCAAGGAACTCCTCCGCCGCCTCAAGGCCGCGGGCCTCCGCCGACCCAAGCGGGCCGCGGGCGCCGACTGA
- a CDS encoding MurR/RpiR family transcriptional regulator — protein MSSDLKETFMPPPQPDATPPTPAPTPPTPLAPPAPAALAAKVRTLAPSMTRSMHRVAEAVAGDPAGCAALTVTGLAERTGTSEATVVRTSRLLGYPGYRDLRLALAALAAQQAAGRAPAVTADIAVDDPIADVVTKLAREEQQCLADTAAGLDTSQVEAAVSALAAARRIDVYGVGASSLVGQDLVQKLLRIGLIAHAHADPHLAVTNAVQLHSGDVAIAITHSGRTTDVIEPLRVAFEHGATTVAITGRPNGEVAQYADLVLTTSTARESELRPAAMSSRTSQLLVVDCLFIGVAQRTYESAAPALSASYEALAHRHDPRPGHR, from the coding sequence GTGAGTAGCGATCTGAAGGAAACTTTCATGCCTCCTCCGCAGCCCGACGCCACACCACCCACACCAGCACCCACACCGCCCACACCCCTCGCCCCACCCGCCCCTGCCGCCCTCGCCGCCAAGGTCCGCACGTTAGCCCCCTCCATGACCCGGTCCATGCACCGCGTCGCCGAAGCCGTGGCCGGCGATCCGGCCGGTTGCGCGGCGCTCACCGTCACCGGGCTCGCCGAGCGGACCGGTACCAGTGAGGCCACGGTCGTCCGCACCTCCCGGCTGCTCGGCTACCCCGGATACCGGGATCTGCGCCTCGCGCTCGCCGCGCTCGCCGCCCAGCAGGCCGCCGGCCGGGCCCCGGCCGTCACCGCGGACATCGCGGTGGACGATCCGATCGCCGACGTGGTCACCAAGCTGGCGCGGGAGGAGCAGCAGTGCCTCGCCGACACCGCCGCCGGGCTGGACACCAGCCAGGTCGAGGCGGCCGTCTCGGCGCTGGCCGCCGCCCGCCGGATCGATGTGTACGGGGTCGGGGCGTCCAGCCTCGTCGGCCAGGACCTGGTCCAGAAGCTGCTGCGCATCGGGCTGATAGCCCACGCCCACGCCGATCCACACCTCGCGGTCACCAACGCGGTCCAGCTGCACTCCGGCGACGTCGCCATCGCGATCACCCACTCCGGGCGTACGACCGACGTCATCGAGCCGCTGCGGGTGGCCTTCGAGCACGGGGCGACCACCGTCGCGATCACCGGACGGCCGAACGGCGAGGTCGCGCAGTACGCGGACCTGGTGCTCACCACCTCCACCGCCCGCGAGAGCGAGTTGCGCCCGGCGGCCATGTCCAGCCGGACCAGCCAGCTGCTGGTGGTGGACTGCCTGTTCATAGGGGTCGCCCAGCGGACGTACGAATCGGCGGCGCCCGCGCTCTCCGCGTCGTACGAGGCGCTCGCGCACCGCCACGATCCGCGTCCCGGGCACCGCTGA